One genomic segment of Oncorhynchus masou masou isolate Uvic2021 chromosome 16, UVic_Omas_1.1, whole genome shotgun sequence includes these proteins:
- the rps6kc1 gene encoding ribosomal protein S6 kinase delta-1: MISQRERGELARFYTVTDPKKHKKGYTVYKVTARIISRKNPEDVQEITVWKRYSDFRKLHHDLWQLHRNLFSQSELFPPFAKAKVFGRFDETVIEERRQCSEDLLQFSANIPALYSSQHIQDFFKGGEVSDGSELIGPAEPFLDFLADSLSDCGSEVQRDLGGADDLTITSQSEYGGPSSDSDLTSLAVDIDSLAELDDGMASGRSSPNQPLGGSSTITSTHSSPSLPPLYDYQQHRHQQHTSNPAPSSPAPEVSRTSRTALFTSSLRRGNANAKETKRDYLDRASEHIRLAVQKEAEQDYQSAFSYYRSGVDLLLQGVQGEPSPTRREAVKRRTAEYLMRAEQISNQHLRNSMGQGSTQTVAMGAQCSTATCRGGQQSPAEELRAYMVLGVIDKVLLVMDKRTQETFILKGLRKSSDCGRPKRTIMPHSVPHMVRLRKFIVSEDTVFLLLHYAEGGKLWSHIGKFLRNSSPEDSFDIPFIQKSHTTAVHSVQHAAPKLDLDSGSSGTGPGCVLQRQGESSLVLPQKSALPPGLADRLRSQLDSRATSELECTDSYLNLCNEYEQEKVEPEALGEEEEKEGEVCVSRGQEASSLDFTVTTTTTSSRTRSLLSNDSLCSPISAQELRFFTETAVDHNNGRCQDIGQNHGEVFSPLLSPAVPLSLDQSKRTPMEFFRIDSKDSASEVTWCPDSAELRPKPDPSKPLPFLSTSDLGSEVTDLSDLVEEVKGHGGGSDRWGLDGSDQGSNESVPVISFKEAVVEDEGRPPDLLVNLPGVIGGEGLVGVTGEVEALQEELVSSGVCLAQEAKASPKLIQPDVLQLHHELEEGEELAVCRALPSRNKRTTSSSPCASLWDDCGLAFGQDAKMASVLPNKDILPASAVSMVPLSSSNTDIPFADSLSSLPERLEAILNPQVHPDSLVLNPDGTIAGSNRGQDGTGASSGAESALGVESQFQASKAGVFGVEDMVESDKDVSRLFAELDQLSAVASQARIPEEFVRCWAVDMVSALDSLHQEGIVCKDLNPNNILINSKGHVELTYFCSWSEVEDSYDRGAISNMYSAPEVGGISEETAACDWWSLGAILFELLIGKSLLQCHPAGISRHTALNVPEFVSEEAMSLLVELLQFNPIERLGAGVAGAEDIKSHPFFGRVDWPK, from the exons atCACGGTGTGGAAGAGGTACAGTGATTTCCGGAAACTTCATCACGACCTCTGGCAGCTCCACAGGAATCTCTTCAGCCAATCAGAGCTCTTCCCACCCTTCGCCAAGGCCAAAGTGTTTG gtcgtTTTGATGAGACGGTGATTGAGGAGAGAAGGCAGTGCTCAGAAGATCTGCTCCAGTTCTCTGCTAACATCCCAGCCCTCTACAGCAGCCAGCACATCCAGGACTTCTTCAAG GGAGGGGAGGTCAGCGACGGCTCAGAGCTTATTGGACCGGCTGAACCCTTCTTGGACTTCCTGGCTGACAGCCTATCAGACTGCGGCTCTGAAG ttCAGAGGGATCTTGGTGGAGCAGATGATTTGACCATTACCAGTCAGTCTGAATATGGAG GTCCGTCCAGTGACAGTGACCTGACCTCCCTGGCCGTGGACATAGACTCTTTGGCCGAGCTGGACGATGGCATGGCCTCAGGCCGTAGCTCGCCCAACCAGCCACTGGGAGGCTCCAGCACCATCACCAGTACCCACAGcagcccctctctgccccccctgtATGACTACCAGCAGCACCGCCATCAGCAGCACACCTCGAATCCAGCCCCCAGCTCCCCAGCCCCCGAGGTCAGCCGAACCAGCAGGACAGCGCTGTTCACCTCCAGTCTGAGGAGAGGTAACGCTAACGCTAAGGAAACCAAGAGAGACTACCTGGACAGGGCTAGTGAACACATCCGATTGGCCGTGCAGAAGGAAGCAGAGCAGGACTACCAATCAGCGTTCTCCTACTACAGGAGCGGGGTGGATTTGCTTCTGCAAGGGGTGCAAG gcgaGCCCAGCCCTACGAGGCGGGAGGCTGTGAAGAGAAGGACGGCTGAGTATCTGATGCGTGCTGAGCAGATATCCAATCAGCATCTGAGAAACAGCATGGGTCAAGGGTCAACACAGACCGTG GCCATGGGGGCGCAATGCTCTACCGCCACCTGCAGAGGGGGTCAGCAGAGTCCAGCCGAGGAGCTCAGGGCCTACATGGTGCTGGGGGTCATAGATAAG GTTCTTTTGGTTATGGACAAGAGAACACAGGAGACCTTTATTTTGAAA ggcTTGAGAAAGAGCAGTGACTGTGGGAGACCCAAGCGGACCATCATGCCTCACTCTGTGCCCCACATGGTGCGGCTGAGGAAGTTCATTGTCTCAGAGGACACTGTGTTTCTTCTGCTACATTACGCTGAGG GTGGGAAGCTATGGTCTCACATTGGGAAGTTCCTGCGTAACTCCAGCCCGGAGGACAGCTTCGACATTCCCTTCATTCAGAAAAGCCACACCACGGCAGTCCACTCTGTCCAACATGCTGCTCCCAAGCTCGATTtggactctggcagctctgggacTGGGCCTGGATGTGTGCTCCAGAGGCAAGGGGAGTCTTCTCTTGTCCTCCCCCAGAAGAGTGCTCTGCCTCCTGGGCTGGCTGACCGCCTTAGGTCCCAGTTGGACTCTCGAGCGACCTCTGAGTTAGAGTGCACCGACAGTTATCTGAATCTCTGTAATGAGTACGAGCAAGAAAAGGTAGAACCAGAAGctctaggagaggaggaggagaaggagggagaggtgtgtgtgtcgaGAGGACAGGAAGCATCGTCGCTGGATTTCACCGTCACCACGACAACCACTTCCTCCAGGACTCGCTCACTGCTTAGCAACGACAGCCTCTGCTCTCCAATCAGCGCCCAGGAACTGCGTTTCTTTACTGAGACGGCCGTGGATCACAACAACGGGCGTTGCCAGGACATCGGGCAGAACCACGGCGAGGTGTTCAGCCCCTTGCTCTCCCCCGCCGTTCCCCTCTCGTTGGACCAGTCCAAACGCACCCCCATGGAGTTCTTCCGCATCGATAGTAAGGACAGTGCTAGCGAGGTGACGTGGTGTCCTGACTCAGCCGAGCTGAGGCCCAAACCAGACCCTTCCAAGCCGCTCCCCTTCCTGTCCACCTCTGACCTGGGCTCTGAAGTCACAGACCTGTCGGACTTAGTGGAGGAGGTGAAAGGTCATGGAGGTGGGTCTGACCGGTGGGGTTTGGATGGTAGTGACCAGGGCTCTAATGAGTCGGTACCAGTCATCTCCTTTAaagaggcagtggtggaggacGAGGGTCGACCCCCTGACCTCCTGGTCAACCTGCCTGGGGTCATTGGTGGGGAGGGGTTGGTGGGGGTAACTGGGGAAGTGGAGGCCCTACAGGAGGAGCTGGTGTCCTCAGGGGTATGTCTGGCCCAGGAGGCCAAAGCCTCCCCTAAGTTGATCCAGCCGGACGTCCTGCAGCTCCACCATGAGcttgaggagggggaggagctgGCTGTGTGTCGGGCCCTCCCCTCGAGGAACAAACGCaccacctcttcctctccctgcgcCTCCCTGTGGGACGACTGTGGCCTGGCCTTCGGACAAGATGCCAAAATGGCTTCCGTACTCCCGAATAAGGACATTCTCCCTGCCAGCGCTGTCTCTATGGTCCCGCTCTCTTCCTCCAACACAGACATTCCATTCGCTGACTCACTTAGCTCACTTCCTGAAAGATTAGAAGCCATTTTGAACCCACAGGTACACCCTGACAGTTTGGTTCTTAACCCAGACGGGACGATAGCTGGCTCCAACCGCGGTCAGGATGGGACAGGGGCCAGCTCTGGGGCAGAGAGTGCACTAGGCGTTGAGTCCCAGTTCCAGGCCAGTAAGGCTGGTGTGTTTGGTGTGGAGGACATGGTAGAGTCAGATAAGGATGTGTCTCGGCTGTTTGCAGAGCTTGACCAGTTGTCTGCTGTAGCGTCCCAGGCCAGGATTCCAGAGGAGTTTGTGAGGTGCTGGGCGGTGGACATGGTCTCTGCCTTGGACTCACTCCATCAGGAGGGCATCGTCTGTAAGGACCTCAACCCCAACAACATCCTCATCAACAgcaaag GCCATGTTGAGCTGACGTATTTCTGCAGCTGGAGTGAGGTGGAGGACTCCTACGACAGGGGGGCCATCTCCAACATGTACAGTGCACCCG AGGTGGGCGGTATCAGCGAGGAGACTGCAGCGTGTGATTGGTGGAGTTTGGGAGCCATCTTGTTTGAGCTGCTCATAGGCAAG tctctgCTGCAGTGCCACCCAGCTGGTATCAGTCGCCACACGGCCCTCAACGTCCCCGAGTTTGTATCTGAGGAGGCCATGTCGCTACTGGTGGAG CTTCTCCAGTTCAACCCCATAGAGAGGCTGGGGGCGGGGGTGGCAGGAGCAGAGGACATCAAATCACATCCCTTCTTTGGCCGAGTGGACTGGCCCAAATAA